One Microplitis demolitor isolate Queensland-Clemson2020A chromosome 2, iyMicDemo2.1a, whole genome shotgun sequence DNA segment encodes these proteins:
- the LOC103573571 gene encoding general transcription factor 3C polypeptide 5 isoform X1, whose protein sequence is MVFQKCGHYMQLYHMIPILLTEYSHVFKSNNDDSNDDQETNTNEANGNNLSNEDNEEEDIGPILPGGHRLDKKFYCIKYPGKVINSDKAIESLGGLGSISSTINTPNRRLELRFRPSDAYCKPACGDRHEVSGFLLRIRVKKSRIKKAKESEKEQEVRNYRNLSPAMIRDSSKQDAIDNENSYRNEIKNLSKELRNCEIDAEQNANKTDDNNDNNESSNDQSSVSPSKNIPLKINYNKYEDLSEDNDYELPKLKILGRVVMEFCFTSLIDFQYTPVTQSLTDPKKRECIYDLICPKGIITPEWLDNKVPYFLPPAVFSRMDNVQQYNMKSDLIKDAESENIANKTRKRRAGFAHSIQFTSPTIPTTPKPGIDVAMKVKYLTNDDYKYIHSLFEERPIWSKTALLSKTEYNKDQLRILLPKVAYYFTTGPWRIMWVRLGYDPRKEPSARIYQTLDYRLKAMHGLEQAVKGKKTCSNFMIPYKSASAAKALKTTSAKVPEVRHKSKANQYSENDYIYKEGIIPPSRQTLYQYCDVLTNEVQEMFAKLPDPMPGVKCDEKRGWLPPGFSEHCREIMNKQVLVVLRKKMNIPTNYPTTLPRKRRIPSTLKLMKAKNVKKRKLLEKKKKELLKKKEENEKSG, encoded by the exons atg GTTTTCCAGAAATGTGGCCACTATATGCAATTATATCACATGATTCCTATATTACTGACGGAGTACTCACACGTGTTTAAAAGTAACAA tgatGACTCAAATGATGATCAAGAAACCAACACAAAT gagGCCAATGGCAACAATTTGTCTAACGAAGATAATGAAGAAGAAGACATTGGTCCTATTCTTCCTGGAGGTCATAGActggataaaaaattctacTGTATAAAATATCCTGGCAAAGTAATTAATTCGGACAAAGCTATTGAAAGTTTAGGCGGACTGGGTTCAATATCATCa acAATAAATACTCCAAATCGTCGACTGGAACTGAGATTTAGACCATCTGATGCTTATTGTAAACCAGCATGCGGTGATCGGCATGAAGTATCAGGTTTCTTATTACGCATCCGTGTTAAAAAATCACGaataaaaaaagctaaagAATCAGAAAAAGAACAAGAAGTACGaaattatcgtaatttatCGCCAGCAATGATTCGTGATTCATCAAAACAAGATGCAATTGACAATGAAAATTCATAtcgaaatgaaattaaaaatctatctAAAGAATTACGCAATTGCGAAATAGATGCTGAACAAAATGCAAACAAAAcagatgataataatgataacaatgaaTCATCTAATGATCAGTCGTCTGTAAGTCCATCTAAAAATataccattaaaaataaattataataaatatgaagatTTATCTGAAGACAACGATTATGAGTTACCGAAATTGAAAATACTCGGACGTGTTGTTATGGAATTCTGTTTTACAAGTCTCATCGATTTCCAATATACTCCAGTAACACAGAGTTTAACTGATCCCAAGAAAAGAGAATGTATTTATGACTTAATTTGTCCCAAAGGAATAATAACACCCGAATGGTTAGACAATAAGGTGCCTTATTTTCTTCCCCCTGCTGTTTTTAGTCGTATGGACAACGTACAGCAGTACAATATGAAGTctgatttaataaaagatgCAGAATCCGAAAATATTGCTAATAAAACTAGGAAAAGACGCGCAGGATTTGCTCATAGTATCCAGTTTACTTCACCAACGATACCGACGACACCAAAACCAGGAATTGATGTAGCGatgaaagttaaatatttaacaaatgatgattataaatacatacattcaTTATTTGAAGAACGTCCTATATGGTCTAAGACAGCATTATTATCTAAGACGGAATATAATAAGGATCAATTACGTATTTTATTACCTAAAGTCGCTTATTACTTTACCACTGGACCGTGGAGAATAATGTGGGTACGATTGGGTTACGATCCACGAAAGGAACCATCGGCGAGGATATATCAGACACTTGATTATAGATTGAAAGCTATGCATGGTTTAGAACAAGCTGTTAAgggaaaaaaaacttgttctAATTTTATGATACCTTATAAATCGGCATCAGCCGCAAAAGCACTTAAAACTACATCGGCAAAAGTCCCAGAGGTTAGACATAAGAGTAAAGCAAATCAATATAGTGAAAACGATTATATTTATAAGGAAGGAATTATTCCACCTTCAAGACAAACTTTGTATCAg TATTGCGATGTACTTACTAATGAGGTTCAAGAAATGTTTGCGAAACTACCGGATCCAATGCCTGGTGTGAAGTGCGACGAAAAACGTGGATGGTTACCACCAGGTTTCAGTGAACATTGTCGGGAAATAATGAACAAGCAAGTTTTAGTtgtattaagaaaaaaaatgaatattccaACAAAct atcCGACGACACTGCCACGGAAACGAAGAATCCCAAGCACGTTGAAGCTTATGAAagcaaaaaatgtaaaaaaaagaaaattgttggaaaaaaagaaaaaagagttattgaaaaagaaggaagaaaatgaaaaatcgggttaa
- the LOC103573532 gene encoding E3 ubiquitin-protein ligase RNF113A, whose protein sequence is MDTDKEKNSCTFLFKKRKIRNNATRQRKNSSGSSEDETKVVKKERRNLGPNPLRQSTNTSSKRKTTKTESSEDEENITVSYKSRRTAVVAGPSDQGATAVIETETELEKDAQSIFERAQKINEELEGKEDDKIYRGLNNYSQYYKKKDTAAGNASSGMVRKGPIRAPANLRATVRWDYQPDICKDYKETGYCGFGDSCKFLHDRSDYKLGWQLERDAVTGAGNSGDEDDKKYEIDSDEDNLPFKCFICRDTFVDPIVTKCKHYFCEKCALEQYKKSTRCYVCNVQTNGVFNPAKEIIARVKSEDNKIAHKSSDENSDDDNC, encoded by the exons atggatactgataaagaaaaaaatagttgtacgtttttatttaaaaaacgaaaaatacgCAACAATGCCACTCGACAACGTAAAAACTCATcag gAAGTAGTGAAGATGAAACCAAGGTAGTAAAAAAAGAACGCAGAAACTTGGGTCCAAATCCTTTACGACAAAGT ACGAATACATCAAGTAAACGAAAAACAACAAAGACAGAGAGCAGTGAAGATGAAGAAAATATAACAGTCTCATATAAAAGCCGTAGAACAGCAGTAGTAGCAGGTCCAAGTGATCAAGGTGCAACTGCAGTAATTGAAACAGAAACAGAATTAGAAAAAGACGCTCAATCAATATTTGAACGGGcacagaaaataaatgaagaacTTGAGGGTAAAGAAGATGATAAAATATACCGtggattaaataattactctcagtattacaagaaaaaagaCACTGCTGCTGGTAATGCATCCAGTGGAATGGTACGTAAAGGTCCAATAAGAGCACCTGCGAATTTACGTGCCACTGTACGATGGGATTACCAACCAGATATTTGTAAAGATTATAAAGAGACGGGTTACTGTGGATTTGGAGAcagttgtaaatttttacaCGACCGTTCGGATTATAAATTAGGCTGGCAACTTGAACGCGACGCAGTCACTGGTGCTGGAAATAGCGGCGAcgaagatgataaaaaatacgaaaTCGACAGTGATGAAGATAATTTACCATTTAAATGTTTCATCTGTCGCGATACATTTGTTGATCCCATTGTTACTAA ATGTAAGCATTATTTCTGTGAAAAATGTGCCTTAGAGCAGTACAAAAAATCAACTAGATGTTACGTATGTAATGTTCAAACAAACGGTGTTTTTAATCCTGCTAAAGAAATAATTGCGAGAGTTAAATctgaagataataaaatagctCATAAGTCCAGTGACGAGAATAgtgatgatgataattgttaa
- the LOC103573571 gene encoding general transcription factor 3C polypeptide 5 isoform X2, which yields MQLYHMIPILLTEYSHVFKSNNDDSNDDQETNTNEANGNNLSNEDNEEEDIGPILPGGHRLDKKFYCIKYPGKVINSDKAIESLGGLGSISSTINTPNRRLELRFRPSDAYCKPACGDRHEVSGFLLRIRVKKSRIKKAKESEKEQEVRNYRNLSPAMIRDSSKQDAIDNENSYRNEIKNLSKELRNCEIDAEQNANKTDDNNDNNESSNDQSSVSPSKNIPLKINYNKYEDLSEDNDYELPKLKILGRVVMEFCFTSLIDFQYTPVTQSLTDPKKRECIYDLICPKGIITPEWLDNKVPYFLPPAVFSRMDNVQQYNMKSDLIKDAESENIANKTRKRRAGFAHSIQFTSPTIPTTPKPGIDVAMKVKYLTNDDYKYIHSLFEERPIWSKTALLSKTEYNKDQLRILLPKVAYYFTTGPWRIMWVRLGYDPRKEPSARIYQTLDYRLKAMHGLEQAVKGKKTCSNFMIPYKSASAAKALKTTSAKVPEVRHKSKANQYSENDYIYKEGIIPPSRQTLYQYCDVLTNEVQEMFAKLPDPMPGVKCDEKRGWLPPGFSEHCREIMNKQVLVVLRKKMNIPTNYPTTLPRKRRIPSTLKLMKAKNVKKRKLLEKKKKELLKKKEENEKSG from the exons ATGCAATTATATCACATGATTCCTATATTACTGACGGAGTACTCACACGTGTTTAAAAGTAACAA tgatGACTCAAATGATGATCAAGAAACCAACACAAAT gagGCCAATGGCAACAATTTGTCTAACGAAGATAATGAAGAAGAAGACATTGGTCCTATTCTTCCTGGAGGTCATAGActggataaaaaattctacTGTATAAAATATCCTGGCAAAGTAATTAATTCGGACAAAGCTATTGAAAGTTTAGGCGGACTGGGTTCAATATCATCa acAATAAATACTCCAAATCGTCGACTGGAACTGAGATTTAGACCATCTGATGCTTATTGTAAACCAGCATGCGGTGATCGGCATGAAGTATCAGGTTTCTTATTACGCATCCGTGTTAAAAAATCACGaataaaaaaagctaaagAATCAGAAAAAGAACAAGAAGTACGaaattatcgtaatttatCGCCAGCAATGATTCGTGATTCATCAAAACAAGATGCAATTGACAATGAAAATTCATAtcgaaatgaaattaaaaatctatctAAAGAATTACGCAATTGCGAAATAGATGCTGAACAAAATGCAAACAAAAcagatgataataatgataacaatgaaTCATCTAATGATCAGTCGTCTGTAAGTCCATCTAAAAATataccattaaaaataaattataataaatatgaagatTTATCTGAAGACAACGATTATGAGTTACCGAAATTGAAAATACTCGGACGTGTTGTTATGGAATTCTGTTTTACAAGTCTCATCGATTTCCAATATACTCCAGTAACACAGAGTTTAACTGATCCCAAGAAAAGAGAATGTATTTATGACTTAATTTGTCCCAAAGGAATAATAACACCCGAATGGTTAGACAATAAGGTGCCTTATTTTCTTCCCCCTGCTGTTTTTAGTCGTATGGACAACGTACAGCAGTACAATATGAAGTctgatttaataaaagatgCAGAATCCGAAAATATTGCTAATAAAACTAGGAAAAGACGCGCAGGATTTGCTCATAGTATCCAGTTTACTTCACCAACGATACCGACGACACCAAAACCAGGAATTGATGTAGCGatgaaagttaaatatttaacaaatgatgattataaatacatacattcaTTATTTGAAGAACGTCCTATATGGTCTAAGACAGCATTATTATCTAAGACGGAATATAATAAGGATCAATTACGTATTTTATTACCTAAAGTCGCTTATTACTTTACCACTGGACCGTGGAGAATAATGTGGGTACGATTGGGTTACGATCCACGAAAGGAACCATCGGCGAGGATATATCAGACACTTGATTATAGATTGAAAGCTATGCATGGTTTAGAACAAGCTGTTAAgggaaaaaaaacttgttctAATTTTATGATACCTTATAAATCGGCATCAGCCGCAAAAGCACTTAAAACTACATCGGCAAAAGTCCCAGAGGTTAGACATAAGAGTAAAGCAAATCAATATAGTGAAAACGATTATATTTATAAGGAAGGAATTATTCCACCTTCAAGACAAACTTTGTATCAg TATTGCGATGTACTTACTAATGAGGTTCAAGAAATGTTTGCGAAACTACCGGATCCAATGCCTGGTGTGAAGTGCGACGAAAAACGTGGATGGTTACCACCAGGTTTCAGTGAACATTGTCGGGAAATAATGAACAAGCAAGTTTTAGTtgtattaagaaaaaaaatgaatattccaACAAAct atcCGACGACACTGCCACGGAAACGAAGAATCCCAAGCACGTTGAAGCTTATGAAagcaaaaaatgtaaaaaaaagaaaattgttggaaaaaaagaaaaaagagttattgaaaaagaaggaagaaaatgaaaaatcgggttaa
- the LOC103573531 gene encoding synaptic vesicle glycoprotein 2B — protein MKVMSPPLEEETLSLVGDRKSSGLLQEKGIISSRGGGGGRFGIRSHTRMYTEESNHQMASEMTSTNSTSITNTTTAMAATTTNSVTAITSPATTSVIETDGSGEKVCGVSEKTGGGVVTFADSAEYDLIDSTNIDDNLLGQFHEDAIKQAGVGYFQIFAALCTGLSLAADTVEFFVVPYILPSAEVELCIKDNEKGWLGKITLVGLALGGIGWGGLGDRIGRRRALLSAMSVHIIFSGVATFMPTYGTFMTARFISAMGVSGAIPLAFVYIAECCPHISRSKWTSILISAGALGGVYAALLAWIVVPTTGEMVVLENKEHFSAWHRFLLMCWIPAVCATISLIFIPESPRYLIEAGHDVEAMMVYQRIYKSNTRKNITGAGAITATTQYQLSELELPTKRPRRRGHCSGTCSPPSPSLSNSVNGNNHNHHQCSNSTSGVLADITYSIQVFCNSFIELFSSSFLRITVTLLIIWSAVGFGLYGLLLWCPEYLKVIRSVEYEQDTIRLINKEYINQTFTSSLENRWYKNSIFINCKFTKMVFSHVDFDNCTFKSVEFISIKSSKTHFVDSIIVNSKFLDTDLSAKIFNRCVMENNTKLSVISPCPTLDLDYNIYIEEALHGHLVAQIVIVVAAAFTGYFILTATFQRPKIIGLSLLVFIIAVVCSLILIISKNSALAVLGFEGGFIAIFAMIWTILTFITIELFPTHLRCTAFGLMAAGFRIFGLIGTAIYQTIVSAHLIIPPLLTVFTLAIVSIATFYLPNTNNVFL, from the exons ATGAAGGTGATGTCACCCCCATTGGAGGAGGAAACTCTGTCGCTTGTTGGCGACAGAAAATCCAGTGGTCTATTACAGGAAAAGGGAATTATCAGCAGCCGAGGTGGGGGTGGTGGCAGGTTTGGAATCAGAAGTCATACAAGAATGTATACTGAAGAAAGTAATCATCAAATGGCTAGCGAAATGACATCAACTAACTCTACTAGCATCACCAACACCACGACAGCTATGGCAGCAACCACAACAAATTCAGTTACAGCAATAACTTCTCCAGCTACAACGTCTGTGATTGAGACTGATGGCAGTGGTGAAAAAGTTTGTGGAGTAAGTGAAAAAACTGGTGGGGGTGTTGTTACATTTGCTGATTCTGCAGAGTATGATTTGATTGATTCTACAAATATTGATGATAACTTGCTTGGGCAATTTCATGAAGATGCTATAAAACAG GCCGGTGTTGGTTACTTTCAAATATTCGCAGCATTATGCACGGGTCTTAGTCTTGCAGCAGATACCGTTGAATTTTTTGTCGTACCTTATATATTACCAAGTGCGGAAGTTGAATTATGTATCAAGGACAATGAAAAAGGATGGTTGGGAAAAATAACACTAGTTGGTCTTGCACTTGGCGGAATCGGATGGGGTGGATTGGGTGATCGCATTGGACGTCGTAGAGCATTACTGTCAGCTATGTCagttcatattatttttagcgGTGTAGCGACTTTTATGCCTACCTACGGAACATTTATGACTGCACGATTTATTTCAGCCATGGG CGTTAGCGGTGCAATACCATTGGCATTTGTCTATATCGCCGAATGCTGTCCGCACATTAGTCGTTCAAAATGGACCAGCATTTTAATAAGTGCTGGTGCACTTGGTGGTGTCTATGCTGCACTATTAGCTTGGATCGTAGTACCAACAACTGGTGAAATGGTCGTACTAGAAAACAAAGAACACTTTAGCGCTTGGCACAGATTTTTATTGATGTGTTGGATACCGGCTGTCTGTGCGACAATCAGCCTAATATTCATACCAGAAAGTCCACGTTATTTGATAGAAGCCGGTCATGATGTTGAAGCGATGATGGTTTATCAGAGAATATACAAGAGTAATACACGTAAAAACATAACCGGTGCTGGTGCGATAACAGCAACAACACAGTATCAATTATCTGAATTAGAATTACCAACTAAAAGACCTCGAAGACGTGGACACTGCAGCGGAACTTGTTCACCACCTTCTCCATCATTGTCTAACAGTGTTAATggtaataatcataatcatcatcagtGCAGTAATAGTACCAGTGGTGTACTTGCAGACATAACTTATTCAATACAAGTATTTTGCAAttcatttattgaattattttcatcatcatttttacgTATAACTGTAACACTTTTGATAATATGGTCAGCTGTTGGTTTTGGATTATACGGATTACTTCTCTGGTGTCCAGAGTATCTAAAAGTTATTCGTTCAGTGGAATATGAGCAGGATACGATacgtttaataaataaagaatatataaatcaaaCTTTTACATCATCATTAGAAAATCGTtggtataaaaattcaatatttataaactgtaaatttactaaaatggTATTTAGTCATGTTGATTTTGACAATTGTACATTTAAATCCGTCGAATTTATCAGCATCAAATCAAGCAAAACCCATTTTGTTGATAGTATTATTGTTAACTCGAAATTTCTCGATACTGATTTAtcagctaaaatttttaatcggtgtgttatggaaaataatacgaaattgaGTGTTATAAGTCCGTGTCCGACATTGGATCttgattataatatttatattgaagaAGCACTTCATGGACATTTGGTAGCTCAAATTGTTATCGTTGTTGCTGCGGCATTTACGGGATACTTTATACTTACAGCAACATTTCAACGCCctaaaataattg GTTTATCATTACTCGTATTTATAATTGCCGTAGTATGCAGTTTAATACTCATCATAAGTAAAAATAGTGCATTAGCAGTACTAGGATTCGAAGGAGGTTTTATAGCCATATTTGCAATGATCTGGACTATCTTAACATTCATaacaattgaattatttcCAACCCACTTGCGCTGTACCGCATTCGGACTCATGGCAGCAGGATTCAGAATTTTCGGATTAATCGGCACTGCTATTTATCAAACTATCGTCAGTGCTCATTTAATAATACCACCTTTACTTACAGTATTTACACTAGCTATTGTAAGTATCGCAACATTTTATCTCCCAAATACAAATAATGTCTTTTTATag